A single genomic interval of Spinacia oleracea cultivar Varoflay chromosome 6, BTI_SOV_V1, whole genome shotgun sequence harbors:
- the LOC110791160 gene encoding uncharacterized protein, producing MNISSWNVRGMNDPSKIVELKKYLSNNRVNLVAFVETRVKENNCTKVQKNFGGAWSWEVIHGFITAKNGQFSTSFIGVYGLHSIENRKPMWVDLCSLKNSITRPWLVMRDFKVVLLSGDRINDTAVNNNETREFEECVNSTDLTELKTFGQFFSWTNKGQGNLRICSRIDRAFENPDWHSKYVDSIVEYLNPGLSDHTPLIMRYKVNMHQGGRPFNFFNYMAYHKDFLKIVQERWQAEVQGTAMFRIWSTLKGIKAGLKTLHQQEFAGLEERIETMRADLNLIQSQLAIDHTDSQLQDDEKEMSSKLKKFLLIQESAFKQKSRIQWLKLGDSNSKFFFSAMKERNPRNSIDELFDSAGQKLSTNKEITE from the exons ATGAATATCTCATCCTGGAATGTAAGGGGAATGAATGACCCCTCAAAGATAGTAGAGTTGAAGAAGTACTTAAGCAATAATAGAGTGAATCTGGTAGCTTTTGTTGAAACTagagttaaagaaaataatTGTACAAAGGTGCAAAAGAATTTTGGAGGTGCTTGGAGTTGGGAG GTGATTCATGGGTTTATTACTGCAAAGAATGGTCAGTTCTCTACAAGCTTTATAGGTGTCTATGGTCTACATTCCATTGAAAATAGAAAACCAATGTGGGTTGATCTTTGTAGTTTGAAGAACTCTATTACTAGACCATGGCTGGTAATGAGAGATTTTAAAGTTGTCCTGTTGTCAGGTGATAGAATAAATGACACTGCTGTCAATAATAATGAAACTAGAGAATTTGAAGAGTGTGTTAATTCTACTGATCTCACTGAACTCAAGACCTTTGGTCAGTTCTTCTCCTGGACTAACAAAGGGCAAGGTAACCTGAGGATTTGTTCAAGAATTGATAGGGCTTTTGAAAACCCTGATTGGCATAGCAAATATGTAGATTCAATAGTGGAATATCTTAATCCTGGTTTATCTGATCATACCCCACTCATCATGAGATACAAAGTCAATATGCATCAAGGAGGGAGacccttcaatttttttaattacatggcatatcataaagattttttgaAGATTGTGCAAGAAAGGTGGCAGGCTGAAGTCCAGGGGACTGCTATGTTTAGAATCTGGAGTACGTTGAAAGGCATTAAAGCAGGACTCAAAACTTTGCATCAACAGGAATTTGCTGGATTAGAAGAGAGAATTGAAACTATGAGAGCTGACTTAAATCTAATCCAAAGTCAACTAGCTATTGATCACACTGATAGCCAACTGCAGGATGATGAGAAAGAAATGAGTTCCAAACTGAAGAAGTTTCTTCTAATCCAGGAGAGTGCATTCAAacaaaaatcaagaattcaatggCTCAAACTGGGTGACTCAAACTCCAAGTTCTTCTTCAGTGCTATGAAGGAGAGGAATCCCAGAAATAGTATTGATGAGTTGTTTGATAGTGCAGGCCAGAAACTGAGTACCAATAAAGAGATTACAGAataa